In Candidatus Marinimicrobia bacterium CG08_land_8_20_14_0_20_45_22, the genomic window GAAAATATGAAAAAGAACATTCTGTTTGGGCTTTTTTAGCCGGAGTTGCCTTAGCCTTATTTATTGTGCTCACGAAAATGGTATAAGAAGGGAAAAAGTTTAAAATATTGGCACAATCATCATAAAACATAACATAAGATGGTACGGAAAGTGGGAAATCCCATCTTGTAAAAATGACCGTGGGTAAACTTCACGTAACAGCGTGAGCGACGGAGCGGGAATATTTGTTATTGTTACTTCCGTCGAAAAAATTCTTGGTTATAAATTCATGCCATTGTAAGTTTACCCGCTATTTTTAAACTGAATAGGTGAGTAAAGAAATGTTTAAAACATATTATCCGAAGTTGAATGAAATTGATCGCAAGTGGGTTGTGATTGACGCAGACGGTAAGGTGCTTGGACGTCTGGCGACTCAGGTTGCGGCAATTCTCCGGGGCAAAAACAAGCCGGAATTCACTCCGCACATGGACACGGGTGATTTTGTCATCATTGTCAATGCAGAAAAGATTCGGTTGACCGGGAAAAAAGCCGATATCAAAACCTACTTTTCGCATTCCGGGTATCTGGGAGGTGAAAGAGTTCGTCAATACAAAGATGTCATGGCGGCAAAGCCGACCAGCATCATTGAACGCGCCGTCAAAGGAATGTTGCCGCATAATGCGCTTGGACGGCAGTTGTTCAGAAAATTAAAAGTCTATGTCGGACCTGAACATCCGCATACGGCACAACAACCTCAATCGATAGAAATAGAAGGATAGTTCTACATGGCAAAAATAGAATATGTTTCTCTCGGTCGTCGCAAAAAAGCTACTGCTCGTCTCAGAATGCATACCGGAGAAGGGACAATTACGGTCAATAATCGTACTTTCGAAAATTACTTCGGTCATGGAATTTTGAAACAAATCATCATGCAACCGCTGATTTTATGCGGTGCAGCCGGTCAATACAATATTGACGTTAACGTCAACGGCGGCGGTTTGACGGGTCAGGCGGATGCGATCAAACTGGCTCTTGCCCGCGCACTCGAACAAATCAATCCGGATAATCGCCAGAAACTCAAACCGGCTGGCTTTCTGACTCGCGATGCTCGTGTGAAAGAAAGAAAGAAATACGGCTTGGCTGGTGCTCGTCGCGCATACCAGTTCTCCAAACGTTAATAGAGAGAGAATAGGCTTTATGAGTAATATTAGTGAAGAACAGCTGTGGAAATCTGGCGCCCATTTTGGCCATCTTACCAGAAAATGGAATCCGAAGATGAAAGGATACATTTTCATGTCCAAAAATGGCATTCATATTATTGATTTAAAGAAGACTGTTGAGTGCTTGGATGATGCAACTCGGTTCATCCGTGAGTCCGTCCGTAAGGGCGGCGATGTCCTTTTCGTTGGAACCAAGAAACAAGCGAGAGACATCATTCAGACGGAAGCCGATCGTTGCGGAATGTTTTATGTTGTTGAACGGTGGCTCGGCGGAACGCTGACGAATTTTACAACGATTAAGAAAAGTATCCGGCATCTTCAGAAACTCGAAAAAGACAAATCGGTCGGTTACGATGAAAATCTAACCAAGAAAGAAAAATTATCACTCGAGCGCGAACGTATCAAACTTGCCGACTTGCATCGTGGGATCAAAGACATGAAGAAGGTCCCGGACGTCCTGGTTGTCGTCGATACGTTGCACGATAATATCGCCGTTCAGGAAGCGAAACGCCTTGATATTCCCGTCATCGCCATTCTGGATACAAACGCCGATCCGACCGTTGTTGATTTTCCGATTCCGGCAAACGACGATTCCATTCAAACGATTCAGTTGATTATTAGCGAAATCGCCAATGCGGTCATTGAAGCCAAAGGCGGACGCCCGGCAGAATCTACCGCTTCTACTTCCAAAGCAGAGAGTTAAGAGAAAGGATTTTTAATGGAAATTACCGCCAGCCAGGTAAAGGAACTTAGAGAAAGAACTGGCATTGGGATGATGGATTGTAAAAATGCGCTGGTGGAAGCCAACGGCGACTCCGATAAAGCCGTCGATATTCTCCGGAAAAAAGGCATTGCCAAAGCCGAGAAAAAAGCCGATCGCAAAGTCAAGGAAGGCGTTATCCTTTCTTATATTCATCCCGGGAATAAACTGGGTGTTCTTGTTGAAGTAAACTGCGAAACTGATTTTGTTGCTAGAACCGACGACTTTTTAACTTTTGTCAAAGGTATCGCCATGCATATTGCCGCCACGAGTCCGATTGCGATCCGTCGCGAAGAAATCGATCCGAAAGTTATTGACAAAGAAAAAGAGATTTACCGCGAACAGGCGAGAGGGCAAAAAAAGCCGGAGGCGCTTTTAGAAAAGATTGCCGAAGGTAAACTGGAAAAATTTTATCAGGAATCCTGCCTGCTGGAACAACCTTTTATCAAAGATCCTCAGACGACCGTGAAAGATTATCAGACGGCAATAATCGCAAAGATCGGCGAAAATATTTATATCAATCGCTTCGTCCGATTTCATTTGGGCGAATCCGCATAATAAACATTTCGTTTACGATTTAACCTTCGTAAAATAATGCAGAAGTCAACATACCAAAGAGTTCTCCTGAAGTTTTCAGGGGAGGCTCTTGCCGGTGATAAGCATTTGGGTTACGATCCAGATGTTCTCGATTTTCTGGGTGATGAAATCTGTTCGGCGAAGCAGTTAGGTATCGAGATCGGCATCGTCATCGGCGGCGGCAACATTTTCCGCGGATTAGCGGCCAGTCAAAGAGGAATGAATCGCGTTCGCGCCGATTATATGGGCATGCTGGCGACCGTCATCAACGCGCTTGCCATTCAGGATGTTCTGGAATCGAAAGGTTTGAAAGTCCGCGTCATGTCTGCGATCCAGATGATCGAGGTCGCCGAACCGATGATTATCCGGCTTGCCGATGAATATCTCGCTAAAGGCGACATCGTGATTTTCAGCGGCGGCACAGGCAGACCATTTTTTAGTACCGATTCCGGCGCCGCTCTCAGAGCCGTTGAAATTCGGGCAGACGCTATCATCAAAGCGACGAAAGTTGAAGGTGTTTATGACAAAGACCCGGAAAAGTTCAGCGATGCTAAATTCTTCTCTCATCTCAACTATCAGACGGCGATCGAAAAACAATTGAAAGTAATGGACCTGACGGCAATCACGCTTTGTCAGGATAACAATCTGCCGATTATTGTCTATAATATGAAAAAAGCTGGAAATTTAAAACGATTACTGCTCGGAGAATCCGTCGGCACAATCATTGACAGGAGTTGATCATGATTAGAGATATTTTAAAAGACGCCGAAGATCGAATGAAAAAAAGCCTTGAAACCAGTCAACACGATATGGCTGTCATCCGAACCGGACGCGCGACGCCTTCGCTTCTGGATTCGATCCGCGTAGATTATTACGGTTCGATGGTTCCTCTCAAACAAGTGGCGAATGTTGCGGCTCCAGACGCACGATTGCTTGTCGTTCAGGTTTTTGACCGAAACGCCATACAGTCCGTCGAAAAAGCGATCCGAACTTCCGATCTTGGCTTGAATCCGAAAGTTGAAGGAAATATTCTCCGTCTGCCGATTCCCTCTTTGACCGAAGACCGCCGCAAAGAACTGATCAAATTCATTCACAAACTTGCGGAAGAAGGAAGAATCTCGATCCGGAACGTCCGTAGGGACGCCAACGAGATGACGAAAGACCTTGAAAAAAGCGGCGACATTTCGGAAGACGATTCACATCTTGGTTTGGAGAAGATTCAGGAACTTACGGATAAATATACCAAACTCGTGGACGAAATAGTGAAGCGGAAAGAAAAAGAAATCATGGAAGAGTAAGTTACCGCTTCCAACAGATATTAAAAACCCCGAGGCGATTCGGGGTTTTTTTGTTTTTATTTGGAATTTCTGACTAACACTTAGAATAGCCGCAGGACGGACATGACACGCAACCGCTTTCATGATAAAGAGCGGCGCCGCAAACGGGGCAATTTACCAACGATTTTTTATTTTCGCCCGCTGGATGAGCGTGAGGAACGGATGGAAGTTCCATCGTTTCTGATGGAGATTCGGAATCATAAATTGAAAAACTCGATTGGGCTGTTTGCGTCTTTTTCTTTCCTCCGCGTTCGTCGAGGTGCCATTCCATGGCTTTGGCGATGGCGTCGGGTGTCGATAGAATTTTTGAACCGTTTTCCCAAACTGGTTCCGGCCCACCAATTCCTTTGATTTGTTTGATGATGTCTCTCGCGTCGATTCCGGAGCGCAAGGCTAAAGAGATAAGACGGCTGATTGCTTCCGATTCAACTTGCGCCGGTCCGCCGGCTTTTCCGATGTTTGTGAAGACTTCGCAGAGACCTTCGTCGTCTTCGTTAATCGTAACGTAAAGAGTGCCTTGTCCGGTGCGGATCCGTTTCGTAACGCCTCGCGTTTCTGACGGGCGAATTCTTGGATGAATTGTCTGATCGAGAATGTATCCGCGCTCCAATGCCGACTTCAATTTTTTATCATCAGCCGCTTTATCGCCGACATAAAGAACTTGTTCGTCGCGGCTTCCATCGCGGTAAATCGTTATGCCTTTACAGCCGGCTTCATAAGCGAGCCAATAGGCATCGATGACGTCTTGAACGGTTGCTGATTTCGGGAAATTGCAGGTTTTGGAAACGGCGGCGTCAACCCATTTTTGAAAAGCCGCTTGCATCCGGACATGCCATTCCGGTGAAATATCGTGAGCCGTGACGAAGATTTTTTTAATGTTTTCAGGAATTTCGTCGATGTTTTGAACCGAACCTTTTTCTTGAACCTTTTTCATGAGTTCGCTACTGTAAATGCCCGCTTCCTTACACGCGCGTTCAAACAGCGGATTTGCGTAGAGGAAATCGATTCCATCCATGACACGTTTGGTAAATACGAGCGAGAAAACCGGTTCAATTCCGCTGGAAACTTCTGCAATCATCGATATGGTTCCGGTTGGGGCAATCGTGATGGTGGTCGCGTTTCGATATTTTGGTCCGTCTGGGAAAAAGACGCTTTCATTCCAAGCGCTGAAAGTGCCGCGTGTTTCTCCGAGTTTAACGCTGGCTTCGCGGGCGCGGATATAGATGAATTTCATGACCTCGTCTGCAATTTTCAAGGCTTCGTCGGA contains:
- the rpsB gene encoding 30S ribosomal protein S2; this translates as MSNISEEQLWKSGAHFGHLTRKWNPKMKGYIFMSKNGIHIIDLKKTVECLDDATRFIRESVRKGGDVLFVGTKKQARDIIQTEADRCGMFYVVERWLGGTLTNFTTIKKSIRHLQKLEKDKSVGYDENLTKKEKLSLERERIKLADLHRGIKDMKKVPDVLVVVDTLHDNIAVQEAKRLDIPVIAILDTNADPTVVDFPIPANDDSIQTIQLIISEIANAVIEAKGGRPAESTASTSKAES
- the tsf gene encoding translation elongation factor Ts, whose protein sequence is MEITASQVKELRERTGIGMMDCKNALVEANGDSDKAVDILRKKGIAKAEKKADRKVKEGVILSYIHPGNKLGVLVEVNCETDFVARTDDFLTFVKGIAMHIAATSPIAIRREEIDPKVIDKEKEIYREQARGQKKPEALLEKIAEGKLEKFYQESCLLEQPFIKDPQTTVKDYQTAIIAKIGENIYINRFVRFHLGESA
- a CDS encoding 30S ribosomal protein S9 gives rise to the protein MAKIEYVSLGRRKKATARLRMHTGEGTITVNNRTFENYFGHGILKQIIMQPLILCGAAGQYNIDVNVNGGGLTGQADAIKLALARALEQINPDNRQKLKPAGFLTRDARVKERKKYGLAGARRAYQFSKR
- a CDS encoding 50S ribosomal protein L13; protein product: MSKEMFKTYYPKLNEIDRKWVVIDADGKVLGRLATQVAAILRGKNKPEFTPHMDTGDFVIIVNAEKIRLTGKKADIKTYFSHSGYLGGERVRQYKDVMAAKPTSIIERAVKGMLPHNALGRQLFRKLKVYVGPEHPHTAQQPQSIEIEG
- a CDS encoding ribonucleoside-diphosphate reductase, adenosylcobalamin-dependent; its protein translation is MESEKPIFSENAIQILNKRYLIRDKMGNILETPDQMLHRVADAAAEADSAYTNQSVIQKTAEKFYRLMLSKDFLPNSPTLMNAGRDLGQLSACFVLPIDDSMESIFQTLKDTAMIHKSGGGTGFSFSRIRPKKSVVKSTSGIASGPVSFMKAYNAATEAVKQGGTRRGANMGILRVDHPDILEFVNCKLDERELVNFNISVAVTDDFMEKVRRRKQFELINPVDGTIAGTLNASEVFKLIATNAWKNGDPGILFIDRINKQNPTPKLGDIEATNPCGEQPLLPNESCNLGSINLANFIRDSKIEYERLGEVVDTSVHFLDNIIDVNKYPLKKMETMVKKTRKIGLGVMGFADLLYQLKIPYNSDEALKIADEVMKFIYIRAREASVKLGETRGTFSAWNESVFFPDGPKYRNATTITIAPTGTISMIAEVSSGIEPVFSLVFTKRVMDGIDFLYANPLFERACKEAGIYSSELMKKVQEKGSVQNIDEIPENIKKIFVTAHDISPEWHVRMQAAFQKWVDAAVSKTCNFPKSATVQDVIDAYWLAYEAGCKGITIYRDGSRDEQVLYVGDKAADDKKLKSALERGYILDQTIHPRIRPSETRGVTKRIRTGQGTLYVTINEDDEGLCEVFTNIGKAGGPAQVESEAISRLISLALRSGIDARDIIKQIKGIGGPEPVWENGSKILSTPDAIAKAMEWHLDERGGKKKTQTAQSSFSIYDSESPSETMELPSVPHAHPAGENKKSLVNCPVCGAALYHESGCVSCPSCGYSKC
- a CDS encoding ribosome recycling factor, with amino-acid sequence MIRDILKDAEDRMKKSLETSQHDMAVIRTGRATPSLLDSIRVDYYGSMVPLKQVANVAAPDARLLVVQVFDRNAIQSVEKAIRTSDLGLNPKVEGNILRLPIPSLTEDRRKELIKFIHKLAEEGRISIRNVRRDANEMTKDLEKSGDISEDDSHLGLEKIQELTDKYTKLVDEIVKRKEKEIMEE
- a CDS encoding UMP kinase, which codes for MQKSTYQRVLLKFSGEALAGDKHLGYDPDVLDFLGDEICSAKQLGIEIGIVIGGGNIFRGLAASQRGMNRVRADYMGMLATVINALAIQDVLESKGLKVRVMSAIQMIEVAEPMIIRLADEYLAKGDIVIFSGGTGRPFFSTDSGAALRAVEIRADAIIKATKVEGVYDKDPEKFSDAKFFSHLNYQTAIEKQLKVMDLTAITLCQDNNLPIIVYNMKKAGNLKRLLLGESVGTIIDRS